A stretch of DNA from Pseudomonadota bacterium:
GTGTTGGTTACGAACGATATGGCGGTATTCAACGCAGTGTCCCAGCGGACAGCACCAAAGCCCATCGGATTGAGGGGTAATCGGCCCTGAATTATCTGCAGCAAAAAGAGCACGACAAGACCAATCCCATTGAAAAGGAGAAGGGCAAATGCATATTGTTTCCAGGACATCTCTTCATTCTCATCCACCCTGCAAAACCTGTAGAAACCTGACTCGATGGGGCGAATCATAAAACTGAGAAAGGTGCGTCTACCCGTGAAGACTGCTGCCATATAGCCACCTAAAGGCACTGCCAGAAGCATGAGAACGCCAAGAAAAACTACAATATAGAGTATATCGTTCGCCATCGCATTAATCCTCCCTGCGGGTTATCGTTTACATTTTAGATTTTAAACAATCCAATATAAATTTGGCGTTAAAAAATCGGCATTAAGCATAAAAAAAATATAAAGAATGTTGTGATATACAGAAAAAGACGAAATACTGAAGCTATCTTATTAGAATTTGGCCAGTGAAGAGATTAACAATTGTAGATCAATCTCTTGTTACCAGCCGATACCCTACCCCGGGTTCAGTGATGATGTAAGTGGGCTGCGAAGGATCGGCCTCGATTTTGCGGCGCAGTTGGCCGATGTAGACTCGCAGGTATTGCGTTTCTTCCTGGTAATTCGGTCCCCAGATGGCACGGAGGAGTTGCCCATGGGTTACAACCCTACCTGCCTGTAAGGCAAGATATTTCAAGATTTCATACTCTGTTGGTGTGAGCTTTACATCCTCTCCCTTGAGTATCACATTGCGGTGCGCCAGGTCCACTGTGAGTTCACCAAAAAAGGTAAGTACCGGTTCATCCTCTGATTTGGCTACGTGACGGAGGGCAACACGAATCCGGGCTAAAAGTTCTCCCATACTGAAAGGCTTGGTAACGTAATCATCTGCACCAACATCAAGGGCTTTAATCTTATCGTCTTCATGTTCTCTAACAGAGAGAATAATGATAGGGATCTGTGTCCATTCACGAAGACGTTTAATTACCTCAATGCCATCAAGGTCTGGCAACCCCAGATCGAGGATAATTAAGTCCGGATGAAATATTGCTGTCTGATTCAAACCCTCATGCCCTGAAGATGCCTCGGCAATATCATAGCCGTAGCCGGACAAAGCGGCCTTCAACATCCGGCGGATCTGCTTCTCATCATCGATAACAAGTATGCGCGCACCATCAGACGGCATGATCCGCTCCTTGTTTGGTGTCTATAAGATCCAATGGCTGTTCGGATACAGGCAAAGAAAAAGTGAACCGGTTACCGTATTCGGAAGGTGAATCAACCCATATTCTCCCACCGTGAGCTTCAATGATCCCTTTACAGATCGACAGGCCAAGCCCTGTCCCGCTTACATGCTTTAAGGAATGTAGTCGATAAAACTTATCAAACACATGCTCCCGCTCCTGCATGGGAATTACCGGACCACGATCGGCTACGGTAACCAGCAATGTTTTGTCGCTGTAATGAGCAGAAATGGAGATTTCGCTATCTGGTGGTGAATACTTTATGGTATTTTCCAACAGGTTAATTATTACCTGTTCCATGAGAATAAAATCAGCCTTCACAAGAGGAAGGTCCTGAGGGATATTAATCCGCAATGGATGTCCCTGTAAGATATCATTAATCTCCCTCAGCACAACACCCACAATATCCTGGATGTCACACCACTGCTTATTTGGTTTTAATATACCACTTTCAAGTCGTACCATATCAAGAAGATTTGCTACGAAACGGTTCATGCGCTGTGCCTCTTCCTTGATCGTCTGTAAAAGGACCCCTTTGGCCTCCTGGCTGTAAACGTTTTCTTCTGAGAGGAGGCTTGTTACTGCCCCTGTAATGGAAGCAAGGGGTGTGCGCAAATCATGGGAAATGGAATTGAGTAATGCTGTGTGCAATCTTTCTGACTCGGCCAACCACTTCGCCTGCTCGGCTTCTTTTGCTAACTGCACACGGATTATTGCCACAGCGGCAAGGTTGGTAAACGCTTCAATAAGTTGCAACTGTTCAGTCGTAAGGGTTTCGTCCTCAGAATTGAGTTTAATAGCAAGGACAGCCAAGGTTTTATCTTCTGCTTTAACGGGAAATAACAGCTCCTTTGCTCCCCTGATAATTTCTGTTCCCTTCCCGGCACTTTGACCATGCTCCAAAACCCAATGTGCAAC
This window harbors:
- a CDS encoding potassium-transporting ATPase subunit KdpA — its product is MANDILYIVVFLGVLMLLAVPLGGYMAAVFTGRRTFLSFMIRPIESGFYRFCRVDENEEMSWKQYAFALLLFNGIGLVVLFLLQIIQGRLPLNPMGFGAVRWDTALNTAISFVTNT
- a CDS encoding DUF4118 domain-containing protein, giving the protein MLERSVGALMDKTVQKKERKSGQSFSTHVSLKHYLWTFLTVLIVTVIGKVLAPFFDLVNIVLFYLLPVLISAVRWGQGPSFFAAFLGVLAFDFFFVPPVLSFTVSDVRYVFSFVIFLLIALVTGTMATKLRNELEKTRQRERRTLALYAFSREIAAETDLQQVLKTFVEKVAETINGEVIVLIHDPDTDILREVAAHPPHSTLPDEKERAVAHWVLEHGQSAGKGTEIIRGAKELLFPVKAEDKTLAVLAIKLNSEDETLTTEQLQLIEAFTNLAAVAIIRVQLAKEAEQAKWLAESERLHTALLNSISHDLRTPLASITGAVTSLLSEENVYSQEAKGVLLQTIKEEAQRMNRFVANLLDMVRLESGILKPNKQWCDIQDIVGVVLREINDILQGHPLRINIPQDLPLVKADFILMEQVIINLLENTIKYSPPDSEISISAHYSDKTLLVTVADRGPVIPMQEREHVFDKFYRLHSLKHVSGTGLGLSICKGIIEAHGGRIWVDSPSEYGNRFTFSLPVSEQPLDLIDTKQGADHAV
- a CDS encoding response regulator, whose product is MPSDGARILVIDDEKQIRRMLKAALSGYGYDIAEASSGHEGLNQTAIFHPDLIILDLGLPDLDGIEVIKRLREWTQIPIIILSVREHEDDKIKALDVGADDYVTKPFSMGELLARIRVALRHVAKSEDEPVLTFFGELTVDLAHRNVILKGEDVKLTPTEYEILKYLALQAGRVVTHGQLLRAIWGPNYQEETQYLRVYIGQLRRKIEADPSQPTYIITEPGVGYRLVTRD